The sequence below is a genomic window from Ignavibacteriales bacterium.
TAGTGGTGATTGTGGGGAGAGGATATTTATTCGATTTGAGAGATAATTTGAAAAATATTTTTCTCCAAATCATCTCCGTCTTTGAATTGCACGGCAATTATTCCAACCCGTTTTGCTGTTTCAACATTTTTGAAATTGTCATCGATGAACAAACACTCTTCTGCTTTTAGCCCAGTAGAGTTTAGAAAGTGTTGAAAAGTTATTTCTTCTTTTTTTGTTGAACCATATTCATAAGAATAAAACTGTTTTTGAAAAACAGAGAAGAAGTTATATTGTGAATGAATATATTCAATCCATTCAATGCCGTGATCTGATAAAAGATAAACAGGATATTTAGTGCTTAGTTCTTTAAGGAGAGAAATATTTTCATCATAAGTGAAATGAAAATTATTTCTTATGATCTCTTTGATAATTGGTTTTGAAATGTTCCAATTATTGAGAGTTATGATATTATCAAGGTATTTATCTTCAGAAATATTCTTGATAAAAAGTTCCCTAAGATTCGGTCCCCAGAATGCTTTATCAATTATGTCAGCAGGTTGATCGATATGAGGAGTTAGTTTTTCACCAATACCAATAATGCCTTTTATAAGAACTTCTGATAAATCGAAAATAATAGTCTTAATCAAACTTCAATCAATAAGTCGGTTATCTTTTGTATCAGTTCATCAAGACTAACATCAAATCGTTCACCGGATTTTCTCACTTTCACTTCAACTTTATTTTCTTTGAGTTTCTTTTCTCCCACTATTACCTGAATAGGCAGACCAAGAAGATCAGCATCGTTAAACTTTACACCAGCCTGTGCGTCATTCCTGTCATCAAAGAGAACTTCAACACTGTTCAGTTCAAGATTCTTATAAATCTTTTCACAGGTTTTTACAATTTCATCTTTTTTCATGTTGAGTCCTAAAAGATGAACATGAAATGGGGCAAGAGTTTTATCCCAGATAATTCCTTTTTCATCATTGTGCTGCTCGATGTAACAAGCCATAACACGCTCAGCACCGATGCCGTAGCTTCCCATAATGATAGGATGTTCTTCACCTTTTTCATCAAGGAATTTAGCACCCATAGCATCTGAGTATTTTGTACCAAGCTTGAAAATGTGCCCAAGCTCAATGGCGGGAAAAACATCAAGATTACTTTCACATTGTGTACAGCCTTCGCCTGCTTTTACAATTCTCAGATCAGCGTACTCAATTGTTTTTACATCCCGTACTAAATCTATTCCACCAATGTGATAATCATTTTTATTTGCGCCGCTGAAAAGATTGTTTGCATCTTTTAATCTCAGGTCAGCGATTATTTTTCCCTTGAAACCAATTGGTCCTATAGAACCGGCATCCGCTCCGGTAATTTCTTTTAACTCTTCGGGATGCCCGGGTCTTGCTTCACCGCCAAGAATTTTATTCAGCTTGGTTTCATTTACTTCATCATTGCCGAGCATTAAAATTAATACCGGTTGATTATCTAGTATATACACTCTTGACTTTGCACATTGTGTTTCATCTATCTTTAAAAACTCACAAAGTTCATCTATACTTTTTACATCAGGTGTTGAAATTTCATAAAGCTGTTTGCTTTCGGTGTCTCTTTCTTTTGGTTTTACTTTTGAAACTGCAACTTCAACATTCGCTGCATAACCACATGCTTCACAATAAGCTACAGTATCTTCACCAGCCTGTGACTTTACCATAAATTCTTCTGAGCCTGTTCCACCCATTGCACCGCTTGATGCACCAACAACAAAATATTTTAATCCGCACCTGTCAAATATTTTTCTGTATGCCTGGTCATGCAGATTATATGATTTATCAAGCCCTTCCCACGATGTATCAAGTGAATAAGCGTCCTTCATTAAAAATTGACGTCCGCGAATGACGCCGCTTCTTGGTCTTGGTTCATTCCTGAATTTTGTTTGAATCTGGTACCATATCTGCGGCATATCTTTATAAGACTTTACTACATTCCTTGCGTGATATGTTACTATCTCTTCGTGTGTCGGCGCAAGAATGTATTCCCTGTTTTTTACATGAAACATTGTATCGCCGAATGCAGCCACACGGTTTGTTTCTTCCCAAATCTCTGTTGGGTTTAATGCTGGGAAGTGAAATTCCTGTCCGCCGATATTATCCATTTCCTGTCGGATTATTTCCGTAATTTTTTTTATGACTTTATATCCTAGCGGAAGAAATGAATAGATACCTGCAGCCAGCATTCTTACCATACCTGATCTTAACATAAGTATGTGACTTATAACCACTGCATCGTTTGGAACTTCTTTTAAAGTTGGAATGAACGTTTTACTGAATCTCATATTATGTGTAAAATGATTAAGTGAATATTATGTTGAAAAATGTGGCTAAAAATACATATTTGAAGAAGTTATTCAAAGTTAACACAGGCAGATCATGTTAAAGAATTAATAATAATTTCTTATATCCCATGAGTTTTTTGAATTCTTTTTTCAATAAGTTTGTTGAGCAAAAATTTTGTTGCTTAATTATTCAGACTGTTAGTCTTCATAAGCACTAAGGGGATAAGCAGTGCGGATAAAATGTAAACTATTACTTTAAATATTCGGACTTTATATGGAAACAACAACTCACGAGGTACATCTTCTCAGTCTCTTACCTTTTGTTCTTATGCTTGGATCAATTGCTGCTTTACCACTTTTTATGAATCACTTCTGGGAAAAAAATAAAAACAAACTTATCATCGCAATAATACTCAGCATACCGGTTATTATTTATCTTCTTGCAAACGGATTAACAGAACGATTAATTGAAACAATAGTTTTTGACTATGTTCCATTCCTTATTCTTCTTGGTGCTTTGTTTACAATTACAGGAGGAATTTATCTTACCGGAGATATTGAAGCCAAGCCAACGATAAATACCTTGTTCCTTGGTATCGGCGCTGTACTTGCATCAATAATGGGAACAACCGGTGCGGCAATGCTTTTGATAAGACCCGTTATACAAACCAACAGGCAGCGAACATTTAAAGTCCATACGATATTATTTTTCATTGGAATAGTTGCAAACTGCGGCGGACTTTTAACACCACTCGGCGACCCGCCGTTGTTTATGATGTACTTACGCGGTGCGGATTTTACATGGTTCTTAAAACTATTTCCTGAATGGCTGATTACAAATTTGATTTTGTTAATTGTTTACTTCATAGTTGATAGTTTCTATTACAAGAAAGAACCGGAATCAGCAATTCAACGTGACGTGAAAAACGTAAGACCAATTAAGATAGAAGGGAAATTAAATTTTATCTGGCTTGTTGGAGTTGTACTTGCAGTTGCCTTCTTAAATGAACAATACATTGGTTTGATTCATGAAAGCCACTACTACAAATTCATCAGGGAAATTGCGATAGTACTTATGGCGGTTTGTTCATTGCAGTTTACAACAAAACTTGTTCGCACTTCAAATAATTTTACCTGGGGACCAATTGAAGAAGTCGCATATCTTTTCCTTGGAATTTTTATCACAATGGTTCCATGTCTTTTATATCTTGAAGCTAACGCAAAAACACTCGGGGTAACCTCACCACAACAGTTTTATTATTACACGGGATTGCTAAGTAGTTTCCTTGATAATACTCCTACTGCAGTAACGTTCCATTCACTAGCTATGGGATTAGGAGTTACATCCCCTGAAATGATTGCGGGAATTCCAGAAGTATTACTTAAAGCAATCTGTACCGCGGCAGTATTTTTCGGTAGTATGACTTACATCGGCAACGGACCAAACTTTATGGTTAAAGCTGTTGCAGAAGAAAATAATATTAAGATGCCTGACTTCTTCAGTTATATGTTTAAGTTTTCACTGATAATTCTTCTGCCGATTTTTATTATTGTTCAATTCATTTTTATTTAGACAAAGTATGATGACAAATTTTAATCCATGGCACAGTGTAAGTCCGGGGAAAAATATTCCCGAGATTGTTAATTCAATAATTGAAATTCCAAAGGGTTCAAAAGGGAAATATGAACTTGATAAGGAAAGCGGTCTGTTAAAATTAGACCGCGTTCTTTATTCATCGGTTCATTATCCGGCTAACTATGGATTCATTCCACAGACCTATTGTG
It includes:
- a CDS encoding HAD-IA family hydrolase, with product MIKTIIFDLSEVLIKGIIGIGEKLTPHIDQPADIIDKAFWGPNLRELFIKNISEDKYLDNIITLNNWNISKPIIKEIIRNNFHFTYDENISLLKELSTKYPVYLLSDHGIEWIEYIHSQYNFFSVFQKQFYSYEYGSTKKEEITFQHFLNSTGLKAEECLFIDDNFKNVETAKRVGIIAVQFKDGDDLEKNIFQIISQIE
- a CDS encoding proline--tRNA ligase, with the protein product MRFSKTFIPTLKEVPNDAVVISHILMLRSGMVRMLAAGIYSFLPLGYKVIKKITEIIRQEMDNIGGQEFHFPALNPTEIWEETNRVAAFGDTMFHVKNREYILAPTHEEIVTYHARNVVKSYKDMPQIWYQIQTKFRNEPRPRSGVIRGRQFLMKDAYSLDTSWEGLDKSYNLHDQAYRKIFDRCGLKYFVVGASSGAMGGTGSEEFMVKSQAGEDTVAYCEACGYAANVEVAVSKVKPKERDTESKQLYEISTPDVKSIDELCEFLKIDETQCAKSRVYILDNQPVLILMLGNDEVNETKLNKILGGEARPGHPEELKEITGADAGSIGPIGFKGKIIADLRLKDANNLFSGANKNDYHIGGIDLVRDVKTIEYADLRIVKAGEGCTQCESNLDVFPAIELGHIFKLGTKYSDAMGAKFLDEKGEEHPIIMGSYGIGAERVMACYIEQHNDEKGIIWDKTLAPFHVHLLGLNMKKDEIVKTCEKIYKNLELNSVEVLFDDRNDAQAGVKFNDADLLGLPIQVIVGEKKLKENKVEVKVRKSGERFDVSLDELIQKITDLLIEV
- a CDS encoding sodium:proton antiporter — protein: METTTHEVHLLSLLPFVLMLGSIAALPLFMNHFWEKNKNKLIIAIILSIPVIIYLLANGLTERLIETIVFDYVPFLILLGALFTITGGIYLTGDIEAKPTINTLFLGIGAVLASIMGTTGAAMLLIRPVIQTNRQRTFKVHTILFFIGIVANCGGLLTPLGDPPLFMMYLRGADFTWFLKLFPEWLITNLILLIVYFIVDSFYYKKEPESAIQRDVKNVRPIKIEGKLNFIWLVGVVLAVAFLNEQYIGLIHESHYYKFIREIAIVLMAVCSLQFTTKLVRTSNNFTWGPIEEVAYLFLGIFITMVPCLLYLEANAKTLGVTSPQQFYYYTGLLSSFLDNTPTAVTFHSLAMGLGVTSPEMIAGIPEVLLKAICTAAVFFGSMTYIGNGPNFMVKAVAEENNIKMPDFFSYMFKFSLIILLPIFIIVQFIFI